The Deltaproteobacteria bacterium region GTCGGCGCCGAGCGGCCCCGCATGCTCCTCCCGGTGACGGAGTCGCTCGCCGAGCTCGCCCGCCTGACCGACACGGCGGGGCTCGTGGTGGCGGGGCAGACCGTGCAGCCGCTGCGCCGCATCCACCCCGCGACCTTCGTGGGCGCCGGCAAGGTGGACGAGATCCGGGCGCTCGCCGACGACAAGCAGGCCGACGTCGCGATCTTCGACGATCCGCTCTCGCCCGCCCAGCAGCGCAACCTCGAGAAGGGCTGCGGGCGGAAGGTCATCGACCGCAGCGCGCTTATCCTCGACATCTTCGCGCAGCGGGCACGCTCGCTCGAGGGCAAGATGCAGGTCGAGCTGGCGCAGCTCCAGTACCTGCTGCCGCGCCTGACGCGTCAGTGGACCCACCTCTCGCGCCTGGGCGGCGGGGTCGGCACGCGCGGCCCCGGCGAGACGCAGCTCGAGGTCGACCGCCGCCGGGTGCGCGAGCGCATCGCGCAGCTCCGCCGCCGTCTGCGCGACGTCGAGCGCACGCGGGGGCTGCACCGCCACGAGCGGAGCACGGTGCCGTTCCCCACCGTGGCGCTGGTCGGCTACACGAACTCGGGCAAGTCGACGCTCATGAACACGCTGACGCGCGCCGACGTGCTGGTCGAGGACCGTCTGTTCGCGACGCTCGACCCGACGATCCGCAAGCTGCGGCTGCCCGAGGGCCTCACCGTGCTGCTCGCCGACACGGTCGGCTTCATCCACAAGCTCCCGCACCAGCTGGTCGAGGCCTTCAAGAGCACCCTCGAGGAGGTGCGCGCGGCGGAGCTCCTCGTCCACGTGGTCGACGCCGCGCACCCGACCTGGGCCGAGCAGATGCGCGTGGTCGAGGACGTGCTGGCCGAGATCGGTGCCGGCGACCGTCCCGTCCTCCTCGCGCTCAACAAGATCGACCTGCTGCCGGCGGGCCAG contains the following coding sequences:
- the hflX gene encoding GTPase HflX, which produces MCPRHLRSRGDVRPVRTRAQTTAAKQERAILVGAERPRMLLPVTESLAELARLTDTAGLVVAGQTVQPLRRIHPATFVGAGKVDEIRALADDKQADVAIFDDPLSPAQQRNLEKGCGRKVIDRSALILDIFAQRARSLEGKMQVELAQLQYLLPRLTRQWTHLSRLGGGVGTRGPGETQLEVDRRRVRERIAQLRRRLRDVERTRGLHRHERSTVPFPTVALVGYTNSGKSTLMNTLTRADVLVEDRLFATLDPTIRKLRLPEGLTVLLADTVGFIHKLPHQLVEAFKSTLEEVRAAELLVHVVDAAHPTWAEQMRVVEDVLAEIGAGDRPVLLALNKIDLLPAGQPPPGAGPDAIPISARTGAGVRALLAAVETRLSCGLERVRCALPSGRGDLLSLLKRAGRVVEEYYRDGVVTVTALVPPKVAGQLRKQLPGLAAERPC